The Gammaproteobacteria bacterium genomic interval CCGGGCGCGGCGGCGCCCCGGTTCCGAAAGAACAAAAACTAATTGTTATTCAAGGAAAAATATTATGGTGGCCCGGTTATTGGCTTGCCGCCGGGGTACTTCCCTGTACCGCGAAACGGTGTCTTTGGAAAGGTATCGGCGCACACCTCAGGAAGCGCCGGTCAGATTGTCCCAGGTCGTTGTCAGGGTTTGTTCCACGCTGCCGTCGCACAGCTCGTCCACGTTCAAGATGACCGACGGATTCTGTGGGTCACTGCCACCGGAAAGGGTGCCCTCCACGCAATATTGGGGGGTATTGAAGTGGCTCATTGTAAAACGGCCCGACGTCGGCAGCAGGTGCCGGCCCTGGCTGTCCAGCGCCTTGTCTATGTCACCGGTGAGGGTGCCGAACGCGGTGGTTGTGTTGCTGTCTGTGCGGGCGGACAGGACACGGCTGCCGGGGTCGCCACCGTCGGACACTGACAGGCTGTCATCGCCGCGGTCATCAGTCGCTTTGGAATCATGAGTAACGGCGAAATCCACCCCGTCCAGCACCACCTCAAAGGTGCCGTCGGTGACACGCACCCCGTTGCCGCTCACTGTTGCGGTGTAAACGCCCGGTGCGCCGCTGACGGCCTGGTAGCTCACATTGAGTTTGCCCGTTGTGGTGGACACTTCGCGGCTGTTGCCCTGGGCATCCGGCAGGGTCTTGTGCCTCACCGTGGCCTGCAGGCTGGCATTGAGGCGCTCCGATGTGGGCGTGGTCGACAGGGTGGCGGTGACTTTGCCCACCCGGGTGAGCGTGCCCTTGACCCCATTCACGTCGCAGCGTTTGTCCAGATCATAGTTGATGTCGAAGGCATCCTGGGCGCTGGGCTGCAGGTTCCCGTCAGTGTCAATGGGCGCCAGCAGCGCCAGGCCGGCATCACAAAATTCGGGGCGCAGGAACGCAGCGTCCATGGCAAAACCCGGCAATTCCAGGTTGTGTTTCAGGGCGATGGTGGCATTCAGCACCAAATCCAGCGTATCCAGAGCATTGAGAAGCACAAGGCCGTAAGCACGCTCATAATTGACCGCACCGCTGGTGGAAGCCGGGACCAGGGAGGCATCCGGTGAGCTTGAACTGTCCACCCCGCTGGCCACGATGCTGAGCAGGCCGAAAGCCGCCACGGGTACGCCGCAGGCGGCGCGCAGCAATAGCCGTTTATTATGGTTCACCTGTTGTTCCTCCCCCTCATGAAAACGCCCATCACCCCATAGGCCCCCCCGGCCCCGGCGATGACGGCAATGATGTCCCACCCATCGAAGGTGCCGTGGGAAAAATACGCGGCGGCAGCGTGGGCGAGACGGTGGTCGACGTGGCGCAGATACGGTTCCAAAAGCGCGGCAGCGGCCGGATGCTGGCCCAGCTCAAACAGGATGTTGATCCCGGCCCAAACGCCGCAGGCGGCCAGCAAAGCACGGCGGTGGTGCAGCGCCAGGGTGGCGGCGGTAAGCAGCGGCAGAGCGAAGGCGTGGGCGAAGCTGGGCAGCTGGCCACTCAGCCAGGGCGGCGCGGCAAACAGTTCCAGGCTCCAGCCCGCAGGCACAAAGGCGGCGCTGCCGGCAGGACGGGCGAGCACATACACCAACGCGCCCGCCGCAAGCACGGTGGCACTGAGCAGCAGCAGCGCACCATGAGCGGTGCGGGCGGATTGTGGGCTTTGCTGCGCGATCACAGGATTGTTCTTGTCCGGCCACAGGGAAAGACGTCCCCCCGCGAAGCTTAACCGATCAGGGCAAACAGTGAAAAGCGCGCAAACGTTCCAAGCCGCGTTGGGTGGCTTGGCGCGGTCCGGAAAGCCTGGAGGCCGTTGCAGCGACCGGACGCAAAGACAGGCGACCCGGGCCGGGGCCGGTCCGGGTCGCGCCCCGGAAGCGGCTTTATCAGTCCCGCACTGCTTCCACTTCCAAAAAGAGGTCCATTTCATCACCGATGGCCGGCAGGGCGAAGCTGACACCGAAATCCGAACGTTTGATAGTGGTGGCGGCGTCAAAGCCGCAGACAAATTTTTGTTTTTTGGGATCCATGGGATGAATGCCGCAATGCCAGTGAGTCACCCTCAGGCTTACGGGCTTGCTCACCCCGGTGATGGTGAGCCGGCCGTCGACGGTGCCGGTGCCATCCTGGTTGAGCCGGGCGCCGGTGGATTTAAACGTAATCTCCGGAAACTCCACCACGTTGAGGAAATCCGGCGAACGTAAATGATCGTCGCGTTTTTTCATGCCTGTGTTGACCGAGGCGGCGTCGATGGTGATTGCCACGGAGCCCGTGCCCGTTTCCCGGTCCAAAGTCAGCCTGCCTCCGGTTTTACCGAAGCGGCCGTACATGGTGGAAAAACCCAGGTGGTTGATGCGGAAATTAGGAAAGGTGTGGAAGGGGTCGATGGTGTAGGACTCTTCTGCCGCCATGAGCGACAAGGGCAGCAGGGAAGCCGCAAACAACAAAGCAATACGCATGGTCAAACTCCTTTTTGGTTGAAGTCACAAAGGTGGCGCCCCCGCCGTCTGCCAGGTGAGGAGCACGGCCGCGGCGGCCGCGACGGCGGCCGGCAGGAAAACAGCGAACCCCTGCGCCAGCCGCGGCAGCCACAGCGGCAGCGGCACGCGTACCAGCGCCGGCACCAGCGCCAGCACCGCCAGACTGTACCAGGGCACTTTGGCGAACACCGTAGCGGCAACCCCCAGCAGACCGCAAAGCAGGCCTGCACTCAAGGCCGCCACGGACCCCAGGCGGGCCTCGCGCCCCAACACGCTGATGAGCCACAGCCCCCCGGCGGCAGCCCCCAGCCCCAGGCCCAGCTGACCCAGCAGGGCAGAGGCCCCAAACAGCGCGCAAAGCCCCGTGCCCAGAGCCAGTGCAGCCGCGCCACTGGCCAGGCGCGTGGCTTGCCCGCGCAAGCCTTCGAACGCTGCGGCGCACCAGCCGGCATACAGCGGGGCAGTGAGGGCCAGCATCCAAAACGCTGATCCCCCGCGCCGCTGCAACACCGGCCACAGCATCCACAGCGCCGCTCCCGCGCCGGCGGCAAACAATACCGCAGGCAGCCAGCGGCGGCCGTAGGGATACAGATCGAGCGCCAGCCCCACCGCCGCCGCGCCGAAGCCCAGCAGAATAATCTTGCGGGTGCTGCTCAGCGGTGAGAACTGGAAACCCACGGTCAGCGCGACGGTGACTGCAAAACCGCCAACGAGCGTGATGCCGGCCCAATACCAGGGGGCGCGCTTGAGCAGCAGGCCCGCCGCCAGGGCGGTGAGCAGGGGGGCGATACCGGATTGGAATGCGGGGTCTTGAAGCAGGGGATGGGTCAGCAGTGTGTCCATTTATTGTTGTCCCGGAAGATCTTTGAAAAACCGGGCCAGCTCGTGGCCGCGCGGTTCCCGATTCTGGCCGCCCACGGTGTCAACGGTGAGCCGCGAGCGGGTCGAAGGGTCCCGGCGGCGCACAGTGACGCTGCAGCCATCCGGGTTGGAACGGGACGCGAACCAGGATTTACCCGACAGTTGCATAAAATCCGAGTCTGTCTTCAAAGGAAACGGGTCATATGAGGTTTGAACGACCTGCCACGCGGTTGTTGTTGGACCTCACCAACAAGTGAAGTCCGGAAAATAGCGGAAAAATGCGCGCAAGATGACTTGCGAGCACAAAAAAACGGTCCCTGAGTTGGGAATTGGAGTCGTCAAAACAACCCATAACACCAACGGAGACCGTCTGTATGGAGTGTAGCAAAGCTGGCATTCATCGCAAAACCCATCGCATTCCCGAAATCAAATTCGAAGACCAACGGCTGAGCTCGTTTGCGGGTCTGGTGGAAACGTAGCTGTTCGGCTCACTGGAGCTACTCCGCCTCGGTGGACAGTTCAACACTTTAGGGGATCAGGGGCCGGTCGCGGACCGGGTCCCGGTGGCAGAGGTGACTTACACAAACGGGCGGGGTTTTTACCGTCCCCCCGGCGGGATGCGGGCACTGCACAGCCGTTAAATATCTGCCCGGGCGGGACGTTAAGTAAAGCAAGTCCGGCGACCGCGGTGGCGGCTGTGCGGCCTGTTTTTCTGCTGTGGGGAGCCCTCGTTATCAAGACCTCGCTTGGTATTGGACAACGATTGGTGCTGGGTCACGCCTTGTTGCTGTGCGTGGTCGGCGCCGGGGCTCTGTACGCCTACTACACCACAGACAAGGTGCGGGCCGCGTTCCGGCAAACTACGGAGCAGACCCTGCCTTTGATGGAGCGGCTGAATCTGCTGCGCCTGGCCAGCGTGCGCCTGGCCGCCCGGGCCCATGATGACCTGATGATGCTGCGTTCGGCGGAAGGGACGGTCACTTCTGTTGCCGACATGCTGGCTGCTCAGCGTCAGGCTTTCGAGTCCGCCCTGAGCGATTACAAATCCCTGGCCGCCGAGGCGGCCGGAACCGTGCCGCCAGTGGCGGACCGGATTGAGGAGTCGGGCACGCTGGTGTATCACGGTGCCACCGAGGTTATTTCCCTCAAGCTGGCCGAGGCCCGGCCCGCGGAGATCTTGAACGCTGAAGAACAGCTGGCCGCCCTGGAGACCGCCCTCTTCGCCCGTATTGATGAAGCCGCCACGCAGGCCAGCCGCGACTTGCACCAGGTGGAATGGCGGGCGCGGGAGGCACTGCAGGATTCTCACGAGGCCTTGATTTTTACCGCGCTGCTGCTGGGCAGCGTGGCCTTGCTGATCGGTGGCCTGATGGCCCGTTCCATCGTCCGGCCCATCGCCCGGCTGAGGGAAGCCACCCGCCACATCGCCGACGGCAGGTGGGACGGGCCGGTGGACCTCGGTTGTGTGGGTGAGCTGGCGGAGTTGGGGGAGTCCTTCAACACCATGGTCACGCGCCTGCAAAAAACCACCGGCACGTTGATCACCACCAAGGAATTCCTGGACGATATCATCGCCTCCATGACCGATGCCATGATGGTGACGGACGCCCGGGGTATAATCCGCCGCACCAATCCCGCCGCTTCCGCTATGCTCGGCTACCCCCAAAACGAATTGTTCGGCAAGCCCGTGCAATCGGTCATCGGCGATGTGGAAGTGCCCGATTCGGTCTTGCTGCGGGACCACGAGGTGCTGGTGCGCACCCTGGAGGGGAATTTCATTCCCGTGTCAGTGTCACGGGCGCCGCTCAGGCGCCGGGGCAAGCGGGCGACGGGGTATTTGTACCTGTTGCGGGATATTTCCCAGCGCAAGGAGTCGGAAGAAAACCTTCTCTACATCGCCACCCACGATCTGCTCACCGGCCTGCCCAACCGCACCCTGTTTACCGACCGCCTGCAACAAGGCCTGAGCCGCGCG includes:
- a CDS encoding polyisoprenoid-binding protein — translated: MTMRIALLFAASLLPLSLMAAEESYTIDPFHTFPNFRINHLGFSTMYGRFGKTGGRLTLDRETGTGSVAITIDAASVNTGMKKRDDHLRSPDFLNVVEFPEITFKSTGARLNQDGTGTVDGRLTITGVSKPVSLRVTHWHCGIHPMDPKKQKFVCGFDAATTIKRSDFGVSFALPAIGDEMDLFLEVEAVRD